A genomic window from Streptomyces sp. MST-110588 includes:
- a CDS encoding LytR C-terminal domain-containing protein, with amino-acid sequence MSMLTPPGMGGKKYRITGDRYPRMRRPRHRRRIVLTIVAAVCALGLAGWGTLQLIDVFGGKEDTAQAAHAKKCREEKGRAQAAHGGAGHAAAGGKPLPRPATITVNVFNATARGGLAKSTADELKKRGFKVGKVGNAPPAYDKKVKGTGLLLGPQTAAEGSLRVLGTQLAGAEHKTDGRKTGDVDLIIGDTFKQLAKRPDADAALAALSRPSPAPSASAC; translated from the coding sequence ATGAGCATGCTGACGCCCCCTGGCATGGGCGGTAAGAAGTACCGCATCACGGGCGACAGGTATCCGCGGATGCGCCGTCCCCGACACCGCCGGCGGATCGTTCTCACGATCGTCGCCGCCGTCTGCGCCCTCGGCCTGGCCGGCTGGGGCACCCTGCAGCTCATCGATGTCTTCGGCGGCAAAGAGGACACCGCCCAGGCGGCCCATGCCAAGAAATGCCGGGAGGAGAAGGGGCGGGCCCAGGCCGCCCACGGCGGCGCCGGGCACGCCGCGGCCGGCGGAAAACCGCTCCCCCGGCCCGCCACCATCACCGTCAACGTCTTCAACGCCACCGCGCGCGGCGGTCTGGCCAAATCGACGGCGGACGAGCTGAAGAAGCGCGGGTTCAAGGTCGGCAAGGTGGGCAACGCGCCGCCCGCGTACGACAAGAAGGTCAAGGGCACCGGACTGCTGCTCGGGCCGCAGACCGCCGCCGAGGGCTCGCTGCGCGTCCTGGGCACCCAACTGGCCGGGGCCGAGCACAAGACCGACGGCCGTAAGACCGGCGATGTCGACCTGATCATCGGCGACACGTTCAAGCAACTGGCCAAGCGGCCGGACGCCGACGCGGCACTGGCCGCCCTGAGCCGCCCGTCACCCGCGCCGTCGGCCTCCGCCTGTTGA
- the upp gene encoding uracil phosphoribosyltransferase, whose protein sequence is MRIHVVDHPLVAHKLTTLRDKRTDSPTFRRLADELVTLLAYEATRDVRTEQVDIETPVTATTGVRLSHPRPLVVPILRAGLGMLDGMVRLLPTAEVGFMGMVRNEETYEAHTYATRMPDDLSGRQVYVVDPMLATGGTLVAAIRELIGRGADDVTAICLLAAPEGVEVMERELAGAPVTVVTAAVDERLNADRYIVPGLGDAGDRMYGTAGG, encoded by the coding sequence ATGCGGATCCATGTCGTCGACCACCCGCTGGTGGCGCACAAACTCACCACACTGCGCGACAAGCGCACCGACTCCCCGACCTTCCGGCGTCTCGCCGACGAGCTGGTGACCCTGCTCGCGTACGAGGCCACCCGTGATGTGCGCACCGAACAGGTCGACATCGAGACCCCGGTGACGGCGACCACCGGAGTGCGGCTGTCCCACCCGCGCCCCCTGGTCGTACCGATTCTGCGGGCGGGTCTGGGCATGCTGGACGGCATGGTGCGGCTGCTGCCCACCGCCGAGGTCGGCTTCATGGGCATGGTCCGCAACGAGGAGACGTACGAGGCGCACACGTACGCCACGCGGATGCCCGACGACCTCTCCGGGCGCCAGGTGTACGTGGTGGATCCGATGCTGGCCACCGGCGGCACGCTGGTCGCGGCCATCCGCGAACTGATCGGGCGCGGCGCGGACGACGTCACGGCGATCTGCCTGCTGGCCGCGCCGGAAGGCGTCGAGGTCATGGAGCGGGAGCTGGCCGGGGCGCCGGTGACGGTCGTCACCGCGGCCGTGGACGAGCGTCTCAACGCGGACCGCTACATCGTCCCGGGTCTGGGTGACGCCGGCGACCGTATGTACGGCACGGCGGGAGGCTGA
- a CDS encoding nucleoside deaminase has translation MRAPLPDPHPPMAPDPLRDPWIAPMRRALDEAALAPGTGDVPVGAVVLSADGTVIGTGRNEREATGDPTAHAEVLAIRAAARTLGEQASHGVSAADGGGRRPGEWRLTGCTLVVTLEPCTMCAGAIVLSRLDRLVYGARDEKAGAVGSLWDVARDRRLNHRPEVITDVLAHDCAHLLTTFFRTP, from the coding sequence ATGAGAGCTCCCCTGCCCGACCCCCACCCGCCCATGGCGCCCGACCCGCTGCGCGACCCCTGGATCGCACCCATGCGACGGGCGCTGGACGAGGCTGCCCTCGCTCCCGGGACCGGCGACGTCCCGGTGGGCGCCGTCGTGCTGTCCGCGGACGGTACGGTGATCGGCACCGGCCGCAACGAACGCGAGGCCACCGGCGACCCGACCGCCCACGCCGAGGTCCTCGCCATCCGCGCCGCCGCCCGCACCCTGGGAGAACAGGCATCGCACGGCGTTTCCGCCGCAGACGGCGGCGGAAGGCGGCCGGGGGAGTGGCGCCTCACCGGCTGCACCCTCGTCGTGACGCTGGAACCCTGCACGATGTGCGCGGGTGCCATCGTCCTCTCCCGCCTGGACCGCCTCGTCTACGGCGCCCGCGACGAAAAAGCCGGCGCGGTCGGCTCCCTGTGGGACGTGGCCCGCGACCGCCGCCTCAACCACCGCCCCGAGGTCATCACCGACGTCCTCGCCCACGACTGCGCCCACCTCCTCACCACCTTCTTCCGCACCCCCTGA
- a CDS encoding SDR family oxidoreductase, whose product MKTWFITGASRGFGRIWAEAALDRGDRVAATARDLETLRPLVDAHGNNVLPLRLDVTDRTAATAAVQRAAETFGRLDVVVNNAGYGLFGMVEETTEEQARTQLDTNLFGPLWVTQAALPYLRAQGSGHILQVSSLGGLAAFPTLGLYNASKWALEGMSEALAQEVAPFGINVTLVEPGPYGTDWSGASAVHTEPLPAYEPVRAARRAGASARTPQDARATAAVVLELVDTDTPPLRLFLGTYPYPIVEAAYRKRLDTWNEWRPLASRA is encoded by the coding sequence ATGAAGACCTGGTTCATCACCGGCGCGTCCCGCGGCTTCGGCCGTATCTGGGCCGAGGCCGCTCTCGACCGCGGCGACCGCGTCGCCGCCACCGCCCGTGATCTGGAGACCCTGCGGCCCCTCGTGGACGCCCACGGGAACAACGTGCTCCCGCTCCGCCTCGACGTGACCGACCGCACCGCCGCGACTGCCGCGGTGCAGCGGGCCGCCGAGACCTTCGGCCGCCTCGACGTGGTCGTCAACAACGCGGGCTACGGCCTGTTCGGCATGGTGGAGGAAACCACCGAGGAACAGGCTCGCACCCAGCTCGACACCAACCTGTTCGGCCCACTGTGGGTGACGCAGGCGGCCCTGCCCTACCTGCGGGCCCAGGGCAGCGGCCACATCCTGCAGGTCTCCAGCCTCGGCGGCCTCGCCGCCTTCCCCACGCTCGGGCTGTACAACGCCTCCAAGTGGGCCCTGGAAGGGATGAGCGAGGCCCTGGCCCAGGAGGTCGCCCCGTTCGGGATCAACGTGACCCTGGTCGAACCCGGCCCCTACGGCACCGACTGGTCGGGCGCCTCCGCGGTGCACACCGAACCGCTCCCCGCCTACGAACCCGTCCGCGCCGCGCGCCGGGCCGGCGCGTCCGCCCGTACACCTCAGGACGCGCGAGCCACCGCCGCCGTCGTCCTCGAACTCGTCGACACCGACACACCACCCCTGCGGCTCTTCCTCGGCACCTACCCCTATCCGATTGTCGAGGCGGCCTACCGCAAGCGGCTGGACACATGGAACGAATGGCGGCCCCTCGCCTCCCGTGCGTGA
- a CDS encoding helix-turn-helix transcriptional regulator, producing MAADNLLGEFLKARRAQVDPADVAVSVGGRRRVAGLRREELARLAGISEPYLVRLEQGVDRHPSPQVLRSLAQALELDADASAHLHALVAPAPVPPSRSEVSADVHRLLDSWADRPAYVRDRCFDVLAANKRARALAPMYEPGRNLVRAVFLDPASRRLFPDWAEVAAQTAAALRAEADPRDPRTVRLVAELETDEEFHRLWLRHETRPARDELKRFAHPVVGRLALRRQALTVGGAEQQVIIVYQATAGSPSEAALSRLL from the coding sequence ATGGCGGCCGACAATCTTCTGGGAGAGTTCCTCAAGGCCCGGCGCGCACAGGTCGATCCGGCGGACGTGGCGGTGTCCGTCGGCGGACGTCGCCGGGTGGCAGGACTGCGCCGGGAGGAACTGGCCCGGCTCGCCGGAATCAGCGAGCCGTACCTGGTCCGGCTCGAACAGGGCGTCGACCGGCACCCCTCGCCCCAGGTGCTGCGCTCCCTCGCGCAGGCGCTGGAGCTGGACGCTGACGCCTCCGCTCACCTGCACGCCCTCGTCGCACCCGCCCCTGTGCCGCCGTCGCGGTCCGAGGTCTCCGCGGACGTGCACCGGCTGCTCGACTCGTGGGCGGACCGCCCTGCGTATGTACGCGACCGGTGCTTCGACGTGCTGGCGGCGAACAAGCGGGCCCGCGCGCTCGCCCCGATGTACGAGCCCGGGCGCAACCTGGTCCGGGCGGTGTTCCTCGATCCGGCGTCCCGCCGGCTCTTCCCCGACTGGGCGGAGGTAGCCGCGCAGACCGCAGCGGCCCTGCGCGCCGAAGCCGACCCACGCGACCCCAGGACCGTCCGCTTGGTCGCCGAGCTGGAGACGGACGAGGAGTTCCATCGTCTGTGGCTACGGCACGAGACACGGCCCGCCCGTGACGAACTCAAGCGCTTCGCGCACCCGGTCGTCGGCCGCCTCGCCCTGCGAAGGCAGGCGCTCACCGTCGGCGGCGCCGAGCAACAGGTGATCATCGTTTACCAGGCGACCGCCGGGAGTCCGTCCGAAGCGGCCCTGTCGCGTCTTCTGTGA